One genomic window of Misgurnus anguillicaudatus chromosome 12, ASM2758022v2, whole genome shotgun sequence includes the following:
- the LOC129413439 gene encoding uncharacterized protein, with the protein MPLKIAKVCAVPGCGRTQSLHSLPSEPNIRNEWLKFVYNEVPARVGKSFSVCSLHFSPESFANKTQVDSGFATRLRLTNNAVPTILDPTETAHQSNVPTKQDVACQTDTPKCTSHSTQLSFGTLGPKFRSKGTQTEAAVKSVGVSTTTSAETFQPFVLPHFTSTPLKDLRPTKRARLELEGEETDSFEVTDQHDTTYEPAESVTTVTESSQLQCTSTQEDAKYIVFENCLLQLFDTCPVCSRRCNVWPRRKGTFVAIDQLCPHCQYFRQWKSQPVVGSTPLGNLQLSAAIYFTGGSFFQLQKIFQTMRVRSITHRTFRKHASMYLEPAIIYTWKKEQEEVLQELSQGDKVIVGGDMRADSPGHSAKYGSYTVMDLKNNIILDMQLVQSNEVGGSYHMEKEGLKRSLEFLEARGVKIDCIVTDRHTQIQKFLRDRKVMQFYDVWHLEKGLSKKLEVIAKDKDCQVVKKWQRSIRNHVYWTAASSKTAEERVAKWLSMVNHIQDVHVHDTPAFPRCEHATHVSKDPTKWFQPATKALYTVEKLLTNKRMLKDVEKLSPHFQTLSLEAFHSVILRFAPKNVVYPYIGMLCRLYLACMHFNENSNRPQPKTKTGKPVYRLLFPKAKKGEYSTRPLKTQATYCYVYRLMDFLFEKVILDPLPYMEEIHNIKVPETLSYQYERPSMEEAISRHKSRFSQGEA; encoded by the exons ATGCCTTTAAAAATCGCCAAAGTTTGTGCCGTACCTGGCTGTGGGAGAACACAGTCGCTGCATAGCCTTCCTTCGGAGCCTAACATTCGAAATGAGTGGTTAAAGTTCGTTTATAACgaagttccagctcgcgtggggaagagttttagtgtttgttcactgcATTTCTCGCCTGAATCCTTTGCAAACAAGACACAGGTCGACTCTGGATTTGCAACGAGACTGAGATTGACAAACAATGCTGTTCCAACTATATTGGATCCTACAGAAACAGCGCATCAATCT AATGTCCCAACAAAGCAGGATGTAGCTTGTCAAACAGACACACCGAAATGCACATCTCACTCAACACAGCTGTCGTTTGGAACATTGGGTCCTAAATTCAGAAGCAAAG GAACACAAACCGAGGCTGCAGTCAAAAGTGTTGGTGTTTCAACCACTACATCTGCTGAAACTTTCCAACCTTTTGTTTTGCCACATTTCACCTCAACACCATTGAAGGATTTAAGGCCAACAAAAAGAGCGCGCCTTGAACTGGAAGGGGAGGAAACTGATTCATTTGAGGTCACTGATCAGCATGACACAACATACGAGCCTGCAGAGTCGGTCACCACTGTCACAGAGTCATCACAACTTCA ATGTACATCAACGCAGGAGGAtgcaaaatacattgtatttgaAAACTGCCTCCTGCAACTCTTTGATACCTGCCCAGTGTGCTCGAGGCGCTGTAATGTTTGGCCACGAAGAAAAGGGACTTTTGTTGCAATAGATCAACTATGTCCACACTGTCAATACTTCCGTCAATGGAAAAGCCAACCTGTTGTTGGGAGCACACCTTTGGGCAACCTCCAGTTATCTGCTGCAATATATTTCACCGGTGGATCGTTCTTCCAATTACAAAAG ATATTCCAAACAATGCGTGTCAGGAGCATTACCCACAGAACCTTCCGGAAGCATGCCAGTATGTATCTTGAACCAGCAATAATCTACACATGGAAGAAGGAACAAGAAGAAGTGTTGCAGGAGCTAAGCCAGGGTGACAAAGTAATTGTGGGTGGTGACATGAGAGCAGACTCACCAG gccATTCAGCAAAGTACGGCAGCTACACTGTTATGGACCTAAAGAACAATATCATATTGGATATGCAGCTGGTCCAA AGCAATGAGGTTGGTGGTAGCTACCACATGGAAAAGGAGGGACTGAAAAGAAGTCTGGAATTTCTGGAGGCACGTGGTGTGAAGATTGACTGTATTGTTACCGATCGTCATACACAGATCCAGAAATTCTTGAGGGACCGTAAAGTGATGCAGTTCTATGACGTCTGGCACCTGGAAAAAG gttTGTCAAAAAAGTTGGAAGTGATCGCCAAAGACAAAGACTGTCAAGTGGTGAAAAAGTGGCAGCGGAGCATAAGAAATCATGTCTATTGGACAGCAGCTTCTTCCAAAACAGCTGAGGAGAGAGTAGCGAAATGGTTGTCTATGGTAAACCACATTCAAGATGTTCACGTCCATGACACCCCAGCCTTCCCACGGTGTGAACATGCAACACATGTATCAAAGGACCCCACCAAGTGGTTTCAACCAG CAACTAAGGCACTGTACACCGTCGAGAAGCTTCTCACAAACAAGAGAATGCTGAAAGATGTTGAGAAACTCAGCCCTCACTTTCAAACTTTGTCTTTGGAAGCTTTTCACAGCGTAATTTTACGCTTTGCTCCCAAAAACGTTGTTTACCCTTACATTGGAATGTTATGCAG ACTGTACTTGGCATGTATGCATTTCAATGAGAACTCCAACCGTCCTCAGCCTAAAACAAAAACGGGAAAGCCAGTGTATAGGCTTTTGTTTCCCAAAGCCAAAAAGGGGGAATACTCCACACGTCCATTAAAGACACAGGCAACATATT
- the LOC141369158 gene encoding zinc finger BED domain-containing protein 4-like produces MSKTVLREKQRLLNLPEHNVILDVRTRWNSLYLMVEWFVEQFPAIQAACLDQRLRKPMERDRLERLTESDFEKAEEFIKCMKVLYTSTLCVSSDKSPTISQIIPILTKLKAHYSTSDDDNVFVTAIKEKVWGDLEKRYQDQDVQNFLQEATLMDPRFKGRLEVGVAETWERLEKAIDTAATAAQHPKEDNPPQQTEAGEEEDQAGKCIKMSALEQLFEDEDRELHTAQSTGVLSITEQVQKEMEIYKSLPAIPSGQDPLAWWGGKRDTLPNLSVLSEVYLCVQASSTPSERVFSCAGHTISQERCRILPEKANMVIFLQKNC; encoded by the exons ATGAGCAAAACTGTCCTGAGAGAGAAGCAGAGACTCCTCA ATTTGCCAGAGCACAATGTTATCCTTGATGTGAGGACTCGCTGGAATTCTCTGTACCTCATGGTGGAGTGGTTTGTGGAGCAGTTCCCTGCAATCCAGGCAGCTTGCCTCGATCAAAGGCTAAGAAAGCCAATGGAGAGGGACAG ACTAGAAAGGCTTACAGAGAGTGATTTTGAGAAGGCAGAGGAATTCATCAAATGCATGAAGGTCTTGTACACCTCAACCCTCTGTGTGTCAAGTGACAAGTCCCCCACAATCAGCCAAATCATCCCCATCCTCACAAAGCTGAAGGCACACTATTCAACCTCCGATGATGACAATGTCTTTGTAACTGCTATAAAAGAGAAGGTCTGGGGAGATCTTGAAAAAAGATACCAG GATCAAGACGTTCAGAACTTCCTTCAGGAGGCCACATTGATGGATCCTCGCTTTAAAGGCAGGCTGGAAGTTGGTGTTGCAGAAACTTGGGAAAGGCTTGAGAAAGCAATCGACACTGCCGCCACGGCAGCTCAG CATCCAAAAGAGGATAACCCTCCTCAGCAGACTGAGGCAGGTGAGGAGGAGGACCAAGCAGGCAAATGT ATCAAGATGTCAGCCTTGGAGCAGTTGTTTGAGGATGAAGACCGAGAACTTCATACAGCTCAGTCCACAGGTGTCCTCTCCATCACAGAGCAGGTGCAGAAAGAGATGGAGATCTACAAAAGCCTGCCAGCCATCCCATCTGGACAAGACCCTTTGGCCTGGTGGGGGGGTAAGAGGGATACCCTCCCTAATTTGTCTGTCCTGTCAGAGGTGTACTTGTGTGTGCAGGCCTCATCAACCCCCTCTGAGAGGGTTTTCTCCTGTGCTGGGCATACTATAAGTCAAGAAAGATGCCGTATATTGCCAGAGAAAGCCAATATGGTGATATTCTTGCAGAAGAATTGTTAA